The Elaeis guineensis isolate ETL-2024a chromosome 5, EG11, whole genome shotgun sequence DNA segment CTTTGTCACCGAAAGGCAGCATGCTTAGACAGTAATAATAAGCAACATCAAATAGAGATACTGACAAATAGTCAAAAGATCTGGCTGTCACATCTCAGATATCCTATTAAAAAGAAGATGAATTCGGTGGAACAGTTTGACTTCTTCTGAAATCAAAGATTAGAAAATATAGAAATGGGTCAACTGAACAGTAATAGCTAATTGGTTGACAAGAAAAAAATTAACCTGACTTGTGTAAGATGAAGATTTGGAAGTTGGAAATGGCCAACTtagaaatatctctatgctaTTGAAGCAATAAACGGTTGAAGGTACTTTATCATACTGGGtttgaaatatgatatttgagATACTTTTACAGGCACCACCATAGCTGGTGAATACCCCCAAGATAATGGGTCAGGTTCAGCACATCGATCTTACAAGAAGATCATCAGGGTAGGGTCCCCTTTCCTATAACAAAAGAAAGGATTAAGGATAAATGCACACACATTTTCCTATACATTAATGTAAAAGAAGTCAAGACCAAGTTTACTGATGTGAACAAGTATTTATTTAATTTGAACAAGAATTGCTTCTTTGTGAGGAAAAATTTTACTGAACAAGCTTTCTTAAAACATCTTAGTTGTACaacatcagaaaaatatctcaaagAAATGGTAAGAAACTAGAGCAACGGTTCAAGAAATTCTACATTTTCATCTCCGCCAGTTTCGTagataaaaaaagataatgaatatATCATACAGCAATATTATGTCTTCTAACCTCTCATAAAGGACAATGACGAGCCAGGGTTAGCACCAGTATTTGGAGATATGAGGGCGTCAAGAGAACTTGAAGAGTTCTGATGGACCATTCCTGGGCCTTGACCAAAAGTTTGATGGTTCGATGCATCTTCTCCTACTACTCGAACTCTAAGACTGAATATATGAATAGTACCTTTGTCACTAGAAACTGCTAACCACTGCACATTGGGAGAGAGAGCAATACTGTATATTTCAGCTCTATCTGCTCCCCTCCGAACCTAGACCATCACCAAAAATGAGTTAAATAACTTAAAAGAAAGTGCAAGATGATGACAACAAATAATTTAAGTAGGAAGATGTTAAAAAAAAGGAACAGCTTTTGCTATATATCAGTCTATCTCTAGTTTAATGGCAAGCAGCAAGACGAAGAAGAAAATATAAGATTGATGTCCTTTGTAGTCACAGATGTATACACTGAGATATTAATTGCCCCACTAAAACCAACAGTTACAAATATTCACTCAAGACAGCAGCCAAACTTAATGTAAAGTCTGACTTTGAGACTGTGAGTAAAGCCCATCATGTACACAAAATATATAGTTAGCTTATGCTTATCAGGCCTTGTCCAAATTATATACGGGCATGTTACTGAGCTAGTATTTACTTGGGGCCTTGGGTTGAGCCTGAGCATACATCTTCCCTGGTCTAGGCCATATTTTCACAAGTAAAGCACTCATTTTGAGCTATGATTTAAGGATGCTAAGTGATCTTGCACCTTATATAAGTATCGTACTGGACTTTGCCAATAAAAGAATCATCAAGAAGACACCAATAGATTCTTAAGGAGAAGCAGAAAGGAAAGTAGTTGAAGGCTTTCTCATGCTTTGATCAATTATACGATGAGATCATACATGAATTTTAACAAATCTCATTGTTCAAAAAGGAATTTCTACATAAATCAgaagatatcaaaaaaaaaagagaggaaaaagaaggaaaaaaaggatCAATTCATAATCAATGCCTGGCTGTCTACCTCTTGCAGGCGGGTTCCATCCATCGTGTTAAATATCCTTACTAGTGTGCCCTTTACACTTGCTGTTGCAAGAAGAAGCCCATCCATAGTCAAGGTCAAGCAAGCAATGTGAGAATCATGTGCACTGATAAACTTAGTCACCTTCAGACCAAAGTGTTCAATACGAACTTGCCCACTGTGAAGACCAGGGCAAGCCAGAACAGACGTATTTGAATGATGAGAAAGGCAGCAGAGCCCCTTTGGATTTGATAAAGTCTCAATCTGGTGAAGAAGCTTTAGATCTAACAAGTTGTAGACATATATCTTGCGCTCAAGAACCACAACAATGCGGTCACGCCTTAATTTTACAGCCCTGACATCAGATCTGAATGAAAATTCACCAATGCACCGACTTTGATGATCATCCCAGATCATCACTTTGTTTGGTGGGTACTGTGAATTGGCTCCACCACCAACAAGAGCTAAAATATTGCACCGAAACAGCATTTCAACTATTCCAAAGCCCCCATTCTTCAATTCCCTTCTAAAGGTTTCCTTGAAAGGCTCACAATTATAGATCCTAAAACCAGAGCTTGTGCCAGCAGCAAAGCACCCATAGTCCTGATTCCACGCCACAGACAACAACTCAGTTTCATCATCATTAGTAATATTCACTTGGGGTTGAACAAATGCAACTGGTGATTGCTGGGAAGGTGGTGATTCCAGTGTGCCAAGCCTCATGGGTGGGAGTACTTCTCGAGATGTTGAGACTGTCGAGCTCATAAGGACTGAAACGAGTCACCAGTGATGGAAGCAGCCAAAGAACATCAAAAAAATACAATCTAGAGCTCCTCAGAGGCTGCCTAAGGTAGACCAAATTCCTGCAGCATCAAGATGTTGAAGATAGACAGATATGTATATACCATTACTCCACATTCAGTAATGACCCTTGCAATAATCATTTATAATAAGATGCAATCAGCAGTTTAGATTCCATAGTAGATACATAGACATACAGACAATACAaagttaataaattaattttaaatagaaagGTCACTTAATCAACACATAGCAAGATAGTCTTGAGGGTGATTTGAAACTTTGAAGGAGAAAATACCCAGCTACTATATTATAAGTTAAGGAAAAAAGCTTTTCTAGAAACCTGAAACAAATGTGCTGAAGATCATGCTAGACAGCAGTTAGGACTACATTCAAATTTGTATGATTCTGCAAAACATAGAAATAATTTCTTACATGACTTTCCTGAGTACCGTGTAATCTTAATACAAATAGCGAAAGATAAACACAGTCATGAAAGAGGTTGTATGACAATACCAATAGGGTGGCTTTGTCAATATATGTTGAAAAGTCTCAAGGCACACTAGCATTGTGCAGAGAAGATGGGAAAGCCACTAGCTAACTTCCACTTAGTGCATTAGCTAAAGATCAATCTCGGCAAATGACTAGATTTTTGTTCCCCTGTCACATATCAAGGTAGATCTGTGGATGCAACTTATGACAGTATTTTTGCATTAATAACCTGTTCCAACAGTTCATGGTTGACTCAAAATGAAAGCTGCCCTTATGAACTGGCCTTCAGTTGACTCAACTATTACTTGGCTTTAGCTGAAAAGGAATAATTGAACTGATTGACTTCATCTTGGATTTATTTCAATCATGAGGTTTAATTAACAatcatggtttttttttttttgaaggactTCTGATGATCCAGAATCAGTGGAATTGATAAAGATATATCAACAGCAGACATCTTACTCTATACATATCAGAGCTTGGAGTCAGCATCTACTTAATAATCATGGAAAACCAACTTagccaattgaagggaaggaaggaaaaagaaaaagaaaaaactttttATTGTCTCTTCACTGTTACCTAAAAACCACAGAGAGAGTACTAACAATTATGACACTTATGCCTCTTAGAGTTTGATCTACAAGAAGAGTAGTAATTTTCAGGTTCAACTTATAACAACAACTGCAGTCTAAACATCAAGAGTCCAGTTAAAGTTAAAATGTCAATCCATAGGTAAAGGTGGCATGTTATGGGACCCCAATAAAAAAAGGGCTTTTACTGCGTGGACTTTGAAATATGGTCCAAAGCACAGAAACAAGATTACTAGATAACAACTGCTGAGTTTGTCTAGATTGAGTCATACTAAGAGCCCAGCTTATGGTTGTTCTTTCATTTGATGCTAAAAGAGACCTAGCCTGATAACAAATAATAAGGGTCTAGGTCATATTAGGATAGGTCTTGGAGGATTGTAAGTTGACAACTAATAGCTTTTTGAGCATGTAATGTGTTAGGAGAGTTCTAAGTCAAAACAAGGAAAGAACTTAAAACTCAGAAGCGACAAGCTGACCTAGAACTCTTAGTTCATTTATCTTAGCAGGTAACTATTTCCGAGcacatttaaatttaattcaataatCGATTTGGTGGCTTTCTTCACAATTTGTGATAACCTTCAACCAAATTTTAGACAAGTGAATAATTTCAGTGCTGAATCCAATAAGTATTGCTTTTTCTATCACTTCTGAGCTTATTATTTCAATTGTCCTTTTCACTAAAAAATCCAAATTAAAAGACTTCTAAAATCTGGTGGACTCCTCTGTACACCATCCAGTTTCTTAAGGGAATAGAAAGTAGGATTATCATTCATTAATGCTACAAGGTCGACAAATATCATGATTTGATGGATCAATGTGCATGGTATTGATCGCATATTTCTTTTCATGGAAAAAGATTAAAAGAATACGGCATATCGCAAATCAAACTCTTCCATGACCCTTCAGTAAGCAATAAACTTCAATTAATCAGATCTTTGCTTTGTAAGCTTGCAACTCAGGGATAACACTAATGATCATAATAATTGAACTGATACACGAAGGCATGAACATAACAAATGCGTCGAAACCCACCGAATATCCAACAGCTCATCTAACGGCTCCAAGTAAACTGACCTAAGAAACTTAATCTCAGAGGggggaaaaaaatcaaaaacgaaGCGAAGAAATTGTTATTCTCCTGAAAAACTCCAAGACAGCTAAAAGTTTAGATCAAAATGAAAACCTTGAGACCCTGAAATGCAAAAATCAAGAAACAAGTATTGAAAAAAAATTCCAGAATGAGATCTCACGGTGGCGAATTCGGAAAAATACCAAAAAATTTAAACGAATGCAGCCTCCCCTGATCCAAAATTCCACCAAAATTAAacgaagaaagaggaaaaatacCACGAAGAGAGTGGGAGTTTTGAGTACCCGAGACGCTTCACGGATCTCCAGCCCTTTTCCAACAATAGAAGGAAAGGATCCAAGCCAAGAGATATAATATCGCGGAGCGCTTaggatttatataaaattttctccaccCTTTCTCGTTCCCTCCCACCCTCGAGAACAGGTCCCCCGCCCCCCCTATACCACGAAACGCAGCCTCGGAGGAAGGCTACGACACGGGCGGTATTGTGTACCTATGGTTCGTAGATCAGACGGTCGGGTTTCCGCTACCTTCGCGATTGAGGAGGACGTGGTCGAATCGGGACCTTCAGAAGCTCATTGATTTGCGACGTGGTTCCGGTCACCGTCCAGTGAGATGTAATGACCGTAtggagatggca contains these protein-coding regions:
- the LOC105046025 gene encoding autophagy-related protein 18c encodes the protein MSSTVSTSREVLPPMRLGTLESPPSQQSPVAFVQPQVNITNDDETELLSVAWNQDYGCFAAGTSSGFRIYNCEPFKETFRRELKNGGFGIVEMLFRCNILALVGGGANSQYPPNKVMIWDDHQSRCIGEFSFRSDVRAVKLRRDRIVVVLERKIYVYNLLDLKLLHQIETLSNPKGLCCLSHHSNTSVLACPGLHSGQVRIEHFGLKVTKFISAHDSHIACLTLTMDGLLLATASVKGTLVRIFNTMDGTRLQEVRRGADRAEIYSIALSPNVQWLAVSSDKGTIHIFSLRVRVVGEDASNHQTFGQGPGMVHQNSSSSLDALISPNTGANPGSSLSFMRGVLPKYFSSEWSFAQFHLPEATRYIAAFGARNTVVIVGMDGSFYRCSFDPVNGGEMVQQEYIRFLKAGKH